From Methanosarcina lacustris Z-7289, one genomic window encodes:
- a CDS encoding DUF169 domain-containing protein, protein MQREGVPFSGCPKLKRLMKTGEPVCVTFEIEEGDTKKEFRRAAPFQGVAPFQGVAPFQGVAPFQGVAPFQGVAPFQRGEDKEKVAGKGSEKLPEKSGFLFCELVQKARMGEKFRISGQSCSPGDYVLGLSEKSPVEYYLKSGRYRNMQAAEKAALSLPRFKRKFCSVVIEPLSLNRGNFDVLIFFLKPEKAMRIVQANAYSEGTRTVIDTMGAASICGDCTVLALEKGMSLSFGCKGSRKHSGYGDFEVPLGIAFEKVEEIEEGLSKLPETTH, encoded by the coding sequence ATGCAAAGAGAAGGAGTCCCATTTTCAGGATGCCCGAAACTTAAAAGGTTGATGAAAACTGGAGAGCCGGTATGTGTAACCTTTGAGATAGAAGAAGGAGACACAAAAAAAGAATTCCGAAGAGCAGCACCATTCCAAGGAGTAGCACCATTCCAGGGTGTAGCACCATTCCAGGGTGTAGCACCATTCCAGGGTGTAGCACCATTCCAGGGTGTAGCACCATTCCAGAGAGGAGAAGACAAAGAAAAAGTAGCCGGAAAAGGAAGTGAAAAGCTCCCTGAAAAATCCGGCTTTCTTTTTTGCGAACTTGTGCAGAAAGCCCGTATGGGAGAAAAATTCCGGATTTCCGGACAGAGCTGCTCCCCCGGAGACTATGTCCTGGGCCTCTCTGAAAAAAGCCCTGTTGAATATTATCTTAAATCCGGAAGATACAGGAATATGCAGGCTGCAGAAAAAGCAGCCTTGTCCCTTCCAAGATTTAAGAGAAAATTTTGCTCCGTAGTGATCGAACCGCTGTCTCTCAACAGGGGTAACTTTGATGTGTTGATTTTTTTCCTTAAACCTGAGAAAGCCATGCGTATTGTCCAGGCAAATGCCTATTCAGAAGGAACAAGGACAGTAATAGACACAATGGGAGCAGCTTCAATATGTGGAGATTGCACTGTACTGGCTCTTGAAAAGGGCATGAGCTTATCTTTCGGGTGTAAGGGGTCAAGAAAACACAGCGGATACGGAGATTTTGAAGTTCCTCTCGGAATTGCTTTTGAAAAAGTCGAGGAAATTGAAGAAGGGCTTTCAAAACTTCCCGAAACAACTCATTAA
- the sepS gene encoding O-phosphoserine--tRNA ligase — protein MRFDPEKIKKDVKENFDLAWNEGKKIVKIPTINERYPRTTLRYGKAHPVYDTIQKLREAYLRMGFEEMMNPLIVDEKEVHKQFGSEALAVLDRCFYLAGLPRPNVGISDERIAQVTEILGDVGDEGIDKIRKVLHAYKKGTVEGDDLVPEMSTVLGVSDALVADMIEKVFPEFKELVPQASTKTLRSHMTSGWFISLSSLLEREEPPFHFFSIDRCFRREQQEDASRLMTYYSASCVIMDEEVTVDHGKAVAQGLLSQFGFEKFLFRPDEKRSKYYVPDTQIEVFAFHPKLVGSNSKYSDGWIEVATFGIYSPTALAEYDIPYPVMNLGLGVERLAMILHDAPDVRSLTYPQIPQYSEWELPDSELAKQVFVDRMPETPEGQAIADSIIAQCELHGEEPSPCEFPAWEGEICGKNVKVSVIEPEENTKLCGPAAFNEVVAYQGDILGIPNNKKWQKAFENHSARAGIRFIEAFAAQAAREIEEAAMSGADEHIVRIRIVKVPSEVNIKIGSTVQRYITGKNKKIDMRGPIFTSVKAEFK, from the coding sequence ATGAGATTCGATCCAGAAAAAATAAAAAAAGATGTAAAGGAGAATTTTGACCTTGCCTGGAACGAGGGTAAAAAAATAGTCAAAATACCTACAATTAACGAACGTTACCCAAGAACCACCCTGAGATATGGGAAGGCTCACCCTGTCTATGATACAATCCAGAAACTGAGGGAAGCCTATCTACGCATGGGTTTTGAAGAGATGATGAACCCTCTTATAGTTGATGAAAAAGAGGTTCACAAGCAGTTTGGAAGCGAAGCCCTCGCAGTCCTTGACCGCTGTTTCTATCTTGCAGGTCTGCCCCGTCCCAATGTAGGGATTTCTGACGAGCGCATTGCACAGGTAACAGAAATCCTGGGCGACGTAGGGGACGAAGGCATAGACAAAATCAGGAAAGTCCTGCACGCTTACAAAAAAGGGACAGTTGAAGGAGATGACCTTGTCCCGGAAATGTCAACCGTCCTCGGAGTTTCGGACGCCCTTGTAGCCGACATGATTGAAAAGGTTTTCCCTGAATTCAAAGAGCTTGTACCCCAGGCAAGCACAAAAACACTGCGCAGTCACATGACAAGCGGCTGGTTCATTTCCCTAAGTTCCCTCCTTGAGAGAGAAGAACCTCCATTCCATTTCTTCTCGATAGACCGCTGTTTCAGACGGGAACAGCAGGAAGACGCCTCAAGGCTCATGACCTACTACTCGGCTTCCTGCGTAATCATGGATGAAGAAGTGACCGTAGACCACGGAAAAGCCGTTGCTCAGGGGCTCCTCTCCCAGTTCGGCTTTGAAAAGTTCCTCTTCAGGCCCGATGAAAAGCGCAGCAAGTACTATGTGCCTGACACCCAGATAGAGGTCTTTGCCTTCCACCCAAAACTTGTGGGCTCAAACTCCAAGTACTCTGACGGCTGGATCGAGGTTGCAACTTTCGGTATATACTCCCCAACAGCCCTTGCAGAATATGATATTCCATACCCTGTAATGAACCTCGGGCTTGGGGTCGAAAGGCTTGCCATGATCCTGCATGATGCTCCCGATGTCCGCTCCCTAACCTACCCGCAGATTCCACAGTACAGTGAGTGGGAGCTGCCTGACAGTGAACTTGCAAAGCAGGTCTTTGTAGACAGAATGCCTGAAACCCCAGAAGGGCAGGCAATTGCAGATTCAATCATTGCTCAGTGCGAACTGCACGGAGAAGAGCCAAGCCCCTGTGAGTTCCCTGCATGGGAAGGGGAAATTTGCGGAAAGAATGTAAAAGTCTCCGTAATCGAGCCAGAAGAGAATACAAAACTCTGCGGTCCTGCAGCCTTTAATGAGGTTGTTGCCTATCAGGGGGATATTCTGGGAATCCCGAATAACAAGAAATGGCAAAAAGCTTTTGAAAACCACTCTGCAAGGGCAGGTATACGTTTTATAGAGGCTTTTGCTGCCCAGGCTGCCCGGGAAATTGAAGAAGCTGCAATGTCCGGCGCAGATGAGCATATTGTCAGGATAAGAATCGTCAAGGTTCCCTCTGAAGTCAACATTAAAATAGGCTCTACTGTCCAGCGGTATATCACAGGTAAAAATAAAAAAATAGATATGAGAGGCCCTATCTTCACCTCCGTAAAAGCGGAATTCAAGTGA
- a CDS encoding translin family protein gives MLKEISILIRENFEVKDKIREEGLKISREIVRECRTASFALHAKDFEKAVHSIEMAGKALKKLESRFEGHADIYHAGFVEHAQQEYTEVSVLYSLLKDNGKTQNFPSPDELKVEYAAYLNGLGDVVGELRRHVLDLIRDDSFEKAEVFLGIMENIHAALMDFDYPDAITGGLRRKTDVSRSLIEKTRGDVVNSIQQKKLELAMQSLESRL, from the coding sequence ATGCTGAAAGAAATTTCGATCCTGATAAGGGAGAATTTCGAGGTTAAAGATAAGATCAGAGAAGAAGGACTGAAAATTTCAAGGGAAATTGTCAGGGAATGCAGGACAGCAAGCTTTGCCCTGCATGCGAAGGACTTTGAAAAAGCAGTTCACAGCATAGAGATGGCTGGAAAAGCTTTAAAAAAGCTTGAATCCCGGTTCGAAGGACATGCTGACATTTACCATGCCGGATTTGTAGAACATGCCCAGCAGGAATATACAGAAGTTTCGGTTCTCTACAGCCTTTTAAAAGACAACGGAAAGACACAAAATTTTCCGTCTCCGGATGAACTGAAAGTTGAGTATGCCGCCTATCTTAACGGGCTTGGAGATGTAGTGGGGGAGCTCAGGAGACATGTCCTTGACCTTATCAGAGATGATTCCTTTGAAAAGGCCGAAGTGTTTTTAGGGATAATGGAAAATATCCATGCAGCCCTTATGGACTTTGACTACCCTGATGCAATAACCGGCGGGCTCAGGCGAAAGACCGATGTATCTCGCTCCCTTATAGAAAAAACACGCGGCGATGTGGTAAACTCAATTCAGCAGAAAAAGCTTGAGCTTGCAATGCAGAGCCTGGAATCCAGACTGTAA
- a CDS encoding UPF0147 family protein, which produces MSSNDSAEVIKQCLHVLESITSDSSVPRNIRRSVNEIIDILNKESEPLFLRAASSISILEDVSNDPNLPLHTRTLIWNLSSQLETIPVDD; this is translated from the coding sequence ATGTCATCAAATGATTCAGCAGAAGTTATCAAACAATGTCTTCATGTCCTAGAAAGTATAACCAGTGACTCTTCAGTTCCAAGAAATATCAGGCGTTCTGTGAATGAAATTATAGATATCCTGAACAAAGAATCCGAACCTCTGTTCCTTAGAGCAGCATCAAGCATTTCCATTCTCGAAGATGTGAGCAACGACCCGAACCTTCCTCTGCACACAAGGACTCTGATTTGGAACCTTTCAAGCCAGCTTGAAACCATTCCAGTAGATGATTAA
- a CDS encoding Sjogren's syndrome/scleroderma autoantigen 1 family protein, translating into MDSEKDQKVKRIARFLELGGTMLAEHCKVCGAPKFRYQGTVICPICDVREEKEGTPTPEPAAEVQVPEARASSERDRSSFEARKKVQARRPKARVGQRTPDLDDEDDEDDEVSRFAEEEIPESPYEVEAVGKQVPETPAVRAGKRTGSSTVSTVHGDREVLESLLFNKMVSVAASLQDEKNPRSIAEQFDLIEKGIGLIERLRQV; encoded by the coding sequence ATGGATTCTGAAAAAGACCAAAAAGTAAAGCGAATAGCCCGTTTTCTGGAACTCGGAGGCACAATGCTCGCCGAACACTGTAAAGTCTGCGGAGCCCCCAAATTTCGTTATCAGGGCACGGTAATCTGCCCGATCTGTGATGTCCGGGAAGAAAAGGAAGGAACGCCGACTCCCGAACCTGCGGCAGAAGTCCAGGTTCCAGAAGCCAGAGCTTCTAGTGAGAGAGACAGATCCTCTTTTGAGGCTAGAAAGAAAGTACAGGCACGCAGACCAAAGGCAAGGGTCGGGCAAAGAACACCGGATCTCGACGATGAAGATGATGAAGATGATGAAGTTTCCCGGTTTGCAGAAGAAGAGATTCCAGAGTCCCCGTATGAGGTTGAAGCGGTAGGAAAACAGGTTCCTGAAACCCCCGCAGTCCGGGCAGGGAAAAGGACGGGATCCTCCACAGTTTCTACAGTTCATGGAGACCGCGAGGTGCTGGAAAGCCTTCTCTTTAATAAAATGGTCAGTGTCGCAGCTTCCCTTCAGGATGAAAAGAACCCGCGCAGCATTGCTGAGCAGTTCGACCTGATCGAAAAAGGCATTGGTCTGATAGAGCGGCTGAGGCAGGTATAA
- the iscB gene encoding RNA-guided endonuclease IscB: protein MLVFIINQNKKPLMPCKPSKARKLLQAGKAKVVRNTPFTIKLLFGSSGYTQPVIAGMDTGSKVVGCAAIANGKVLYQSEIYLRENVSKKMQQRKMYRRTRRGRKTRYRPARFDNRGNSTKGGRLAPSIRSKLEAHFREKRFVESLLPVTGWKVELASFDIHKITNPEVYGVGYQEGDLKGFYNVKAYVLDRDGYTCQHCMGKSKDFRLHCHHIVFRSQKGTDTPENLITLCETCHKALHKGEFKLSGSRSKTKHATEIGILKSQIRKSGWSFAETFGYETKYRREQVLKLLKTHYFDAVAICCRDDQKVEVEDSVFLKRNVPAGDYQQRRGKRSEKKIPTGKLFGLRKFDLVKTENGIGFIRGKRSSGFFTLCDVFGNMITTSVNIKRNCRRLRAASTTLVQMVQMTHSSPH from the coding sequence ATGTTAGTTTTCATAATCAATCAAAACAAAAAACCACTAATGCCCTGTAAACCTTCAAAAGCCAGAAAGCTACTGCAAGCAGGCAAGGCAAAAGTGGTCCGAAATACTCCATTCACAATCAAGTTACTTTTCGGAAGCAGTGGCTATACTCAACCTGTAATTGCAGGAATGGATACCGGCTCTAAGGTAGTGGGCTGTGCAGCCATTGCTAACGGAAAAGTGTTGTATCAGTCCGAAATCTACCTGAGAGAAAATGTTTCAAAAAAGATGCAACAACGGAAGATGTACCGGAGAACCAGAAGAGGTAGAAAAACAAGGTATAGACCTGCAAGATTTGATAACCGGGGAAATTCAACAAAAGGAGGAAGATTGGCTCCTTCTATCCGAAGCAAACTTGAAGCTCATTTCCGGGAAAAGAGGTTTGTGGAATCCCTGCTTCCTGTAACCGGGTGGAAGGTAGAGCTTGCCTCCTTTGATATTCACAAAATAACAAATCCGGAGGTTTACGGGGTTGGGTATCAGGAAGGGGACCTTAAAGGCTTCTACAATGTCAAAGCTTACGTTCTGGATCGGGACGGCTACACCTGCCAGCATTGCATGGGAAAGTCAAAGGATTTCCGGCTGCATTGCCATCATATCGTTTTCAGGTCACAGAAGGGGACAGATACACCGGAAAACCTGATAACACTCTGTGAAACCTGTCACAAAGCCCTGCACAAAGGAGAATTCAAGCTTTCAGGAAGCAGGTCAAAAACAAAACATGCAACTGAAATCGGGATTCTCAAATCCCAAATCCGGAAATCCGGATGGAGTTTTGCAGAGACTTTCGGGTACGAAACAAAGTACAGGAGAGAGCAGGTATTGAAGTTGTTAAAAACACATTACTTTGATGCTGTTGCTATCTGTTGCAGGGACGATCAGAAAGTAGAGGTAGAAGATTCGGTTTTTCTAAAAAGAAACGTTCCTGCGGGAGATTATCAGCAGCGGAGAGGGAAGAGGTCAGAGAAGAAAATACCTACCGGAAAGCTGTTTGGGCTCAGGAAATTTGATCTTGTAAAAACGGAAAACGGGATTGGGTTCATTCGTGGCAAACGGTCATCCGGCTTCTTTACTTTGTGTGATGTTTTTGGTAACATGATAACTACAAGTGTTAATATTAAGAGAAATTGCAGGAGACTGAGAGCGGCTAGTACAACATTAGTTCAGATGGTACAGATGACGCATTCCTCCCCCCACTGA
- a CDS encoding DEAD/DEAH box helicase — protein sequence MNENLFPEKQACMKHPLIKPDTVEQRLYQLNLAGKALEGSSLVVLPTGLGKTIIALFVIASRLQRFGGKALILSPTKPLVDQHAAFFKKVMTLPEDEILAFTGSIAPAERERLWAQGKLIVSTPQVIENDLLTKRISLEDVSHITFDEAHRAVGNYAYTFIAEKYFESAKNPHVLGITASPGSSDEKIAEVCQALHVENVAVKTEKDRDVRPYVQEKELEWLQVQLPAEMAEIRSYLEKIFDDRLGIIRELGFSAGSGKYVSKKDLLLLQKQLQDKIRIGGDPAIFSAMSVVAEMMKVNHAVEMVETQGLETLRKYLEKLEAEASSSSSSKAAKRLMDDLYMRKALYKVKECEVEHPKLALARKIVSEQLDQNPDSRVIVFTNYRDTAEIVANALSEAPGVFPIRFVGQGSRHKDKGLTQKQQAGILDKFRAGEYNVLVATSVAEEGLDIPSTDMVLFYEPIPSEIRSIQRKGRTGRQQKGRVIVLVTKGTRDEAYYWSSKNKEKKMLNSMHGLETTFTPKASKKRAELSDFESLPCNSDSKLKIEEIEMINEDKDGNGINISPEDLRKNGDNKDVALETGAYLETGSDENEKKDANEKADVNVDVNVDEKADVNADVNADEKADVNEKERQKTLVDFEALCGNKSVNKPEISGKEPETEPLRIVIDHRETKCGVAKTLDRLGMELSFAALEIGDYVVSNRLAVERKRTDDFASSLIDGKRNLFAQLSDLARVYEKPVLIIEGEDLFTSRQINPNAIYGSLVSIAIDFRVAILYSRDEEETASILKLLAKREQTENKNEINPHGKKSAKSLTEQQEYLISSISNIGPKAARNLLLHFGSVEAIMQADTEELKKVKLIGPKAAARIREVLESPYKG from the coding sequence ATGAACGAGAACCTTTTTCCTGAGAAACAGGCATGTATGAAGCATCCATTGATAAAGCCCGACACAGTTGAGCAGAGGCTTTACCAGCTCAACCTTGCAGGAAAAGCTCTGGAGGGATCAAGCCTGGTTGTGCTCCCCACAGGGCTTGGAAAAACCATTATAGCTCTTTTCGTAATTGCTTCCAGGCTCCAGCGGTTCGGGGGAAAAGCCCTGATCCTTTCTCCTACAAAACCTCTTGTAGACCAGCATGCCGCCTTTTTTAAAAAGGTGATGACCCTTCCCGAAGACGAAATTCTGGCTTTTACAGGAAGTATTGCCCCTGCTGAGCGGGAAAGGCTCTGGGCACAGGGAAAGCTGATAGTATCTACTCCCCAGGTTATTGAAAACGACCTTCTTACGAAACGGATCAGCCTTGAAGACGTAAGCCACATCACCTTTGATGAAGCCCACAGGGCAGTCGGAAATTATGCTTATACCTTTATTGCGGAAAAGTACTTTGAGAGCGCAAAAAATCCCCATGTGCTCGGAATTACTGCAAGCCCTGGCAGCTCAGATGAGAAAATCGCAGAGGTCTGTCAGGCTTTGCATGTCGAAAATGTAGCTGTGAAAACCGAGAAAGACAGGGATGTTCGCCCTTATGTGCAGGAAAAAGAATTAGAGTGGCTTCAGGTCCAGCTTCCTGCCGAAATGGCTGAAATTCGGAGTTATCTGGAAAAGATCTTTGATGATAGGCTTGGAATCATAAGAGAACTCGGCTTTTCTGCAGGCAGTGGAAAATATGTCTCCAAAAAAGACCTCCTGCTTCTCCAGAAACAGCTCCAGGATAAAATCCGTATCGGGGGAGACCCTGCGATTTTCTCTGCCATGTCTGTGGTTGCGGAGATGATGAAGGTGAACCATGCTGTGGAAATGGTGGAGACGCAGGGGCTTGAGACTCTAAGAAAGTACCTGGAAAAATTAGAGGCTGAAGCCTCTTCCAGCAGTTCAAGCAAGGCTGCAAAAAGGCTCATGGATGATCTCTACATGAGAAAAGCCCTGTACAAAGTAAAGGAATGCGAGGTAGAACATCCTAAACTCGCGCTTGCCCGGAAGATCGTATCCGAACAGCTGGACCAAAACCCTGATTCCCGGGTGATTGTGTTTACCAACTACAGGGACACTGCCGAAATAGTGGCAAATGCCCTTTCTGAGGCTCCGGGAGTTTTCCCGATCCGTTTTGTGGGGCAGGGTTCACGGCATAAAGACAAAGGACTTACTCAGAAGCAGCAGGCGGGAATCCTCGATAAATTCAGGGCAGGAGAATACAATGTCCTTGTAGCCACTTCAGTTGCTGAAGAAGGGCTTGATATACCCTCCACGGACATGGTGTTATTTTACGAACCAATTCCCTCGGAAATCCGCAGCATCCAGCGTAAGGGCAGGACCGGCAGGCAGCAAAAAGGCAGAGTAATTGTACTTGTGACAAAGGGCACGCGGGACGAAGCCTACTACTGGAGCAGCAAAAACAAGGAAAAGAAGATGCTCAACAGCATGCACGGGCTTGAAACCACCTTTACTCCAAAAGCTTCAAAGAAGAGGGCAGAACTTTCGGATTTCGAAAGCCTGCCCTGCAATTCAGACTCGAAGCTGAAAATTGAAGAAATTGAAATGATAAATGAGGATAAAGACGGAAACGGCATCAATATCAGTCCTGAGGATCTCAGGAAAAATGGAGATAATAAAGATGTCGCCCTGGAAACCGGCGCATACCTGGAAACAGGTTCAGATGAGAATGAAAAGAAGGATGCAAATGAAAAAGCAGATGTAAACGTAGATGTAAACGTAGATGAAAAAGCAGATGTAAACGCAGATGTAAACGCAGATGAAAAAGCAGATGTAAACGAAAAAGAGAGGCAAAAAACCCTGGTAGACTTCGAAGCTCTTTGCGGAAATAAATCTGTAAATAAACCGGAAATATCCGGGAAAGAACCCGAAACCGAGCCTCTCAGAATAGTAATAGACCACAGGGAGACAAAATGCGGAGTTGCAAAAACCCTGGACAGGCTCGGGATGGAACTCAGCTTTGCAGCTCTCGAAATAGGAGACTACGTTGTAAGCAATCGCCTTGCAGTAGAAAGAAAGCGCACGGATGACTTTGCAAGTTCTCTGATAGACGGAAAGCGCAACCTCTTTGCCCAGCTCTCTGACCTTGCGCGGGTTTATGAAAAACCTGTCCTGATTATTGAAGGGGAAGACCTTTTCACTTCCAGGCAGATCAACCCTAACGCCATTTACGGCTCACTTGTATCCATTGCAATCGACTTTAGAGTAGCCATCCTTTATTCCAGGGATGAGGAAGAAACTGCTTCTATTTTGAAACTACTCGCAAAGAGGGAGCAAACAGAAAACAAAAATGAAATCAATCCACATGGGAAAAAATCTGCCAAGTCCCTCACAGAACAGCAGGAATACCTGATTTCTTCTATTTCGAATATAGGACCAAAAGCCGCCAGAAACCTCCTTTTGCACTTCGGCTCAGTAGAGGCTATTATGCAAGCTGATACTGAAGAGTTGAAGAAAGTAAAACTAATCGGGCCTAAAGCAGCAGCCAGAATAAGAGAAGTTCTCGAAAGCCCGTATAAAGGGTAA
- the glyS gene encoding glycine--tRNA ligase translates to MDKYEKVFELAKRRGFLWNSFELYGGSRGFYDYGPLGSTLKRRIEQTWRDFYVIQEGHMEIECPTIGIEDVFVASGHVGGFSDPLCECKKCGEAFRADHLVENVMSAAGTLSAEQLTQVIKEKGITCPECGGEFNDAYEFNLMFKTTIGPGTGRQGYLRPETAQGMFVDFQRLSRFYRDKLPFGAVQIGKSYRNEIAPRQGVIRLREFTQAECEIFVDPRNKKHPNFERFADRELILYSQEAQQQGESFRMTVREAVKAGIIAHEVLGYNIALTNEFLTKVGINPEKLRFRQHLKDEMAHYAIDCWDAEIETERFGWVEIVGIADRTDYDLKAHARVSKTELYVYVEYDEPKMVTRFVVKPNMGKLGPLFKGKAKAVADALKQLSEAELSLSKDQIKFTVDGEELTVSSDVVDFAEETVKVSGENVIPHVIEPSYGIDRIFYGVMEHSFDEENVAQKAAESGLKGTGEAEKAEKEPETAKGESEGEGEEEARLVMHFPSAVAPVQVAVLPLMTRKELAEPAKRIIAKLREKSLLVNYDDSGTIGRRYRRNDEIGTPYSVTVDYDTLEDGTVTIRDRDAMRQVRAPTEGIENVLYELIYRGRSFESAGKPFNF, encoded by the coding sequence ATGGACAAGTACGAGAAGGTATTCGAGCTGGCAAAGCGCCGCGGCTTTTTGTGGAACTCTTTTGAGCTGTATGGCGGAAGCCGTGGATTTTATGATTACGGGCCTCTCGGGAGCACGTTAAAGAGGCGAATTGAGCAGACCTGGAGAGATTTTTACGTTATCCAGGAAGGGCATATGGAAATCGAGTGCCCGACAATAGGGATTGAGGATGTTTTTGTCGCATCCGGGCACGTTGGAGGCTTTTCTGACCCCCTCTGCGAGTGCAAGAAGTGCGGAGAGGCTTTCAGGGCTGACCACCTTGTGGAAAATGTAATGAGTGCGGCAGGGACTCTGAGTGCAGAACAGCTCACACAGGTCATAAAAGAGAAGGGAATCACCTGTCCCGAATGTGGGGGAGAATTCAACGACGCGTATGAGTTTAACCTGATGTTCAAGACCACAATCGGACCCGGCACCGGAAGGCAGGGTTACCTCAGGCCGGAAACAGCGCAGGGGATGTTCGTGGACTTCCAGAGGCTGTCCCGCTTTTACAGGGATAAATTGCCTTTTGGGGCAGTACAGATCGGCAAGTCTTACAGGAACGAGATCGCGCCAAGGCAGGGCGTAATAAGGCTCAGGGAGTTCACCCAGGCTGAGTGTGAGATCTTTGTTGACCCCAGGAACAAGAAACATCCCAACTTCGAGCGTTTTGCGGACAGGGAACTTATTCTTTATTCGCAGGAGGCACAGCAGCAGGGTGAATCTTTCAGAATGACTGTTCGGGAGGCTGTAAAAGCTGGAATCATTGCTCATGAGGTCCTGGGCTACAATATTGCACTCACAAACGAGTTCCTGACAAAGGTCGGAATCAACCCTGAAAAACTCAGGTTCAGACAGCACCTGAAAGACGAGATGGCACATTACGCAATCGACTGCTGGGACGCCGAGATAGAGACGGAACGCTTCGGCTGGGTAGAGATTGTGGGAATTGCCGACAGGACGGACTATGACCTCAAAGCCCATGCAAGGGTCAGCAAGACCGAACTTTACGTTTATGTTGAATACGACGAGCCTAAAATGGTTACCCGCTTTGTCGTGAAGCCGAATATGGGCAAACTCGGCCCGCTCTTCAAGGGCAAAGCAAAAGCCGTTGCAGATGCCTTAAAGCAGCTTTCAGAAGCAGAGCTCTCGCTCTCAAAAGATCAAATCAAATTCACTGTGGATGGGGAAGAATTGACGGTCAGCTCCGATGTGGTGGACTTTGCTGAGGAAACCGTAAAAGTCAGCGGAGAAAACGTCATTCCTCACGTGATCGAGCCTTCTTATGGTATCGACAGGATCTTTTACGGTGTAATGGAGCATTCCTTTGACGAAGAAAACGTTGCTCAGAAGGCAGCCGAATCCGGACTTAAAGGCACAGGAGAAGCAGAAAAGGCAGAAAAGGAACCTGAAACAGCAAAGGGTGAAAGTGAAGGAGAAGGCGAAGAGGAAGCCCGCCTTGTAATGCACTTTCCAAGCGCAGTTGCCCCGGTACAGGTAGCAGTCCTTCCACTCATGACCCGTAAAGAGCTTGCAGAGCCGGCAAAAAGGATCATTGCAAAACTCAGGGAAAAGAGTCTGCTTGTCAATTATGACGACTCAGGAACCATCGGGCGCCGCTACAGGAGAAACGACGAAATCGGGACTCCTTACTCAGTTACCGTGGACTACGATACCCTTGAAGATGGGACTGTAACCATAAGGGACAGGGACGCCATGCGCCAGGTCCGAGCCCCGACCGAGGGGATCGAAAACGTGCTCTATGAACTGATCTACAGGGGTAGAAGCTTCGAATCCGCAGGCAAGCCCTTTAACTTTTAA
- a CDS encoding nucleotidyltransferase family protein, with product MVENSPVSSSRDTARFMAILRQHLPEISRKYKVSYLGIFGSYIRGEQGPESDLDILVEFEEAPGFFEYIQLEDYLSEILGVKVDLVMKSALKPAIGKHILEEVVAV from the coding sequence ATGGTAGAAAACAGTCCTGTTTCTTCTTCCAGAGATACTGCCCGGTTCATGGCTATTTTACGTCAGCATCTGCCGGAGATTTCCAGGAAATATAAAGTTAGCTATCTTGGGATTTTTGGTTCTTATATCAGGGGGGAACAGGGGCCTGAAAGTGACCTTGACATTCTGGTTGAGTTTGAGGAAGCTCCCGGTTTTTTTGAGTACATTCAGCTTGAGGATTACCTGAGTGAGATTCTGGGTGTGAAAGTTGATCTGGTGATGAAATCTGCCCTGAAACCTGCCATTGGAAAGCATATTCTTGAGGAAGTCGTGGCAGTATGA
- a CDS encoding HepT-like ribonuclease domain-containing protein: protein MKEKREFRDYLSDIFDAIEKIESFTQDISFEAFAEDEMRVFAVVRALEIIGEAAKNVPLEIKENYSSVPWKEMARTRDKLIHSYFGVDLNVVWKTVSQNLPPLKSQICEILKDLESTPS, encoded by the coding sequence ATGAAGGAAAAAAGGGAATTCAGGGATTATTTATCCGATATTTTCGATGCCATTGAGAAAATCGAAAGTTTTACTCAGGATATCTCTTTTGAAGCATTTGCAGAAGATGAGATGAGAGTTTTTGCTGTTGTCCGGGCTCTGGAGATCATAGGGGAAGCTGCAAAAAATGTTCCCCTGGAAATAAAAGAAAATTACTCATCAGTTCCCTGGAAAGAGATGGCAAGAACCCGTGACAAGCTGATACATTCCTATTTTGGTGTAGATCTTAACGTCGTTTGGAAAACGGTAAGTCAGAATTTGCCTCCTTTGAAATCTCAGATTTGTGAGATTCTGAAAGATCTGGAAAGTACTCCATCCTGA
- a CDS encoding nucleotidyltransferase family protein: MKSHMELIRQKFGVRRIGIFGSFARGEEREDSDLDVLVVFEEGQKTFDNYMDLKFYLEDFFGREVDIVTERALKPQLKDIIMKEVVYA; the protein is encoded by the coding sequence TTGAAATCACATATGGAACTTATCCGTCAGAAATTCGGGGTCAGAAGAATCGGGATATTCGGGTCTTTTGCGAGAGGAGAGGAAAGAGAAGATAGTGATCTTGATGTGCTCGTTGTTTTTGAGGAAGGGCAGAAAACTTTCGATAATTATATGGATCTGAAGTTTTACCTGGAAGATTTCTTTGGTCGGGAAGTTGACATCGTTACTGAAAGAGCCCTCAAGCCACAACTGAAGGACATCATAATGAAGGAAGTTGTGTATGCCTGA